One part of the Engraulis encrasicolus isolate BLACKSEA-1 chromosome 17, IST_EnEncr_1.0, whole genome shotgun sequence genome encodes these proteins:
- the LOC134467884 gene encoding putative protein MSS51 homolog, mitochondrial: MAAPVPALPQSYAPGLDSVFSDQLGFYSIDSNVPGLSKVILDKLHMKDYGDYRQAMEGKTKGVTFRSNREMFEQLEDTFKFCAACKKLPAHLADPKALKRCIKCLNLYYCCKECQRSDWPLHKKFCKKLRLVAIDRLVEWLISTGDLPFPTQAWTRPAAEINNWDDWLAMQGDLAPRLEPVLSGKNMKDLWKNVNRPRPEDGDLRESMWRVCSEFLTRPLTIGMAIKFFGLDPYAKPLTIHLVGAAHNETLGARATDMDELSNMFPGHQGLEVVMVGPEVVEGKAIRPPLVQFGPRGKSYITGHKGLYHQFWEDVVEKGDAPKPDLVVGFHPGFHATQSLGEGWLPTLLLLRDYELPSMFTMFNEPEYELSLQILLELEMHIKATGVNPFQSQRPEPVQACPNKPPSYCNAHYICFQGLLEREEFEEPGPQQA, from the exons ATGGCGGCTCCTGTGCCAGCGCTCCCCCAGTCCTATGCCCCTGGTCTGGACAGCGTGTTCTCCGACCAGCTGGGTTTCTACTCCATCGACTCCAATGTCCCCGGCCTCTCCAAAGTCATCTTGGACAAACTCCACATGAAGGACTATGGAGACTACAG GCAAGCTATGGAGGGGAAGACCAAAGGTGTGACCTTTCGCTCTAACCGGGAGATGTTTGAGCAGTTGGAGGACACCTTTAAATTCTGTGCAGCCTGCAAGAAGCTCCCGGCTCATCTGGCAGACCCCAAGGCCCTCAAGCGCTGCATTAA GTGCCTCAATCTGTATTACTGCTGCAAGGAATGCCAAAGGAGTGACTGGCCCCTTCATAAGAAGTTTTGTAAGAAGCTGCGTCTGGTAGCCATTGACAGGCTGGTGGAATGGCTGATTTCAACAG GCGATCTTCCATTCCCCACACAAGCATGGACCAGACCTGCTGCGGAGATCAACAACTGGGACGACTGGCTGGCCATGCAGGGAGATCTGGCGCCCCGACTGGAGCCCGTCCTGTCTGGGAAGAACATGAAAGACCTCTGGAAGAACGTGAACCGACCGCGGCCAGAAGATGGCGACTTGAGAGAGTCCATGTGGCGCGTGTGTAGCGAGTTCCTGACCCGGCCCTTGACCATCGGCATGGCCATCAAGTTCTTCGGACTGGACCCCTACGCCAAGCCCCTCACCATCCACCTGGTGGGAGCCGCCCACAACGAGACCCTGGGGGCCCGGGCAACGGACATGGACGAGCTGAGCAACATGTTCCCCGGGCACCAGGGcctggaggtggtgatggtggggccggaggtggtggaggggaagGCTATTCGCCCACCGCTCGTGCAGTTCGGACCCAGAGGGAAGAGCTACATCACTGGCCACAAGGGCCTCTATCATCAGTTCTGGGAAGACGTGGTGGAGAAAGGAGATGCGCCAAAACCTGACCTGGTGGTTGGCTTCCATccag GTTTTCATGCCACTCAGAGTTTAGGCGAGGGCTGGCTACCAACACTACTGCTGCTGAGGGACTATGAGCTTCCCTCCATGTTCACCATGTTCAA tGAGCCGGAGTATGAGCTGTCTCTTCAGATCCTGCTGGAGCTGGAGATGCACATCAAGGCTACAGGCGTGAACCCCTTCCAGTCCCAGAGGCCGGAGCCTGTGCAGGCCTGCCCCAACAAGCCTCCCAGCTACTGCAACGCCCACTACATCTGCTTCCAAGGCCTGCTGGAGAGAGAGGAGTTTGAGGAGCCCGGACCCCAACAGGCCTAG